The Camelus dromedarius isolate mCamDro1 chromosome 25, mCamDro1.pat, whole genome shotgun sequence genome has a segment encoding these proteins:
- the P3H3 gene encoding prolyl 3-hydroxylase 3 isoform X2, whose amino-acid sequence MLRLLRLLLLLLLLPPPGSPEPPGLAPLSPGAPPQAPDLLYADGLRAYAAGAWAPAVALLREALRSQAALGRARRDCGARCAAEPGTALPAAPGPDSGTRAARAAWEPLLLRAALRRAECLTQCGARRLGPGGAARLRVVSALRDAFRRREPYNYLQRAYYQLKKLDLAAAAAHTFFVANPTHLQMREDMAKYRRMTGVRPQSFRDLETPPYWAAYDTGLELLGRQEAGLALPWLEEALQESLAQMESCRADCEGPEEQQREEDEQEGTGSQGGLYEAIAVHWIRVLQCRQRCVGDTATRPGRSFPVPDFLPGQLKRLHEAYAQVGNLSQAVESVLSVLLFYPEDEASKKALDQYQAQLGEPRPSLGPREDIQSFVLRSLGEKRQLYYAMEHLGTSFKDPDPWTPAAVIPEALREKLREDQEKRPWDHEPPQPKPLTHWKDVLLLEGVTLTQDARQLNGSERAVLDGLLTPAECGVLLQLAKDAAEAGARSGYRGRRSPHTPHERFEGLTVLKAAQLARAGAVGSQGAQLLLEVSERVRTLTQAYFSPDRPLHLSFTHLVCRSAVEGEQAQRMDLSHPVHADNCVLDPDTGECWREPPAYTYRDYSGLLYLNDDFQGGDLFFTEPNALRVTAQVRPRCGRLVAFSSGGENPHGVWAVTRGRRCALALWHTWAPEHREQEWTEAKELLQEPEEEEEEMPSRDPAPEPPSRRLQRVQDKAGKPSRVREEL is encoded by the exons ATGCTCCGGCTCCTCCGgttgctcctgctcctgctgctgctgcctccccCGGGGTCCCCCGAGCCCCCCGGCCTGGCCCCGCTGTCCCCCGGGGCGCCTCCTCAGGCCCCCGACTTGCTCTACGCGGACGGTCTGCGCGCCTACGCGGCGGGGGCCTGGGCGCCGGCGGTGGCGCTGCTGCGGGAGGCGCTGCGGAGCCAGGCGGCGCTGGGCCGCGCGCGGCGGGACTGCGGGGCGCGCTGTGCGGCGGAACCGGGGAccgccctccccgccgccccgggACCCGACTCCGGGACGAGAGCGGCGCGGGCCGCATGGGAACCGCTGCTCCTCCGCGCCGCGCTCCGCCGCGCCGAGTGCCTGACCCAGTGCGGGGCGCGCAGGCTGGGCCCGGGGGGCGCGGCGCGGCTGCGAGTGGTGAGCGCGCTCCGGGACGCCTTCCGCCGCCGGGAGCCCTACAACTACTTGCAGAGGGCCTACTACCAG CTGAAGAAGTTGGACCTGGCAGCAGCCGCAGCACACACCTTCTTTGTAGCAAACCCAACACACCTGCAGATGCGGGAGGACATGGCTAAGTACAGACGAATGACCGGGGTTCGGCCCCAGAGCTTCCGGGACCTGGAGACACCCCCATATTGG GCAGCCTATGACACTGGCCTGGAGCTACTGGGGCGCCAGGAGGCAGGACTGGCACTGCCCTGGCTAGAGGAGGCCCTGCAGGAGAGCCTGGCCCAGATGGAGAGCTGCCGGGCTGACTGTGAGGGGCCTGAGGAGCAGCAGAGGGAAGAAGATGAGCAGGAAGGGACAGGGAGCCAGGGGGGCCTCTATGAGGCCATTGCAG TGCACTGGATTCGGGTCCTGCAGTGCCGGCAGCGCTGTGTGGGGGACACGGCCACACGTCCTGGTCGCAGCTTCCCTGTCCCCGACTTCCTGCCCGGCCAGCTGAAGCGGCTGCATGAGGCCTATGCTCAGG TGGGGAATCTGTCCCAGGCTGTGGAAAGTGTCCTGAGCGTCCTGCTTTTCTACCCGGAGGATGAGGCTTCCAAGAAGGCTCTGGACCAGTACCAGGCCCAGCTGGGAGAGCCAAGACCCAGCCTTGGGCCGAGAGAG GACATCCAGAGCTTTGTCCTTCGATCCCTGGGGGAGAAGAGGCAGCTCTACTATGCTATGGAGCACCTGGGGACCAGCTTCAAGGATCCT GATCCCTGGACCCCGGCAGCTGTCATCCCGGAGGCTCTTAGAGAAAAGCTCAG AGAGGATCAGGAGAAGAGGCCGTGGGACCATGAGCCTCCTCAGCCGAAGCCCTTGACTCACTGGAAGG ATGTCCTCCTCCTGGAGGGAGTAACCCTGACCCAGGATGCCAGACAGCTGAATGGGTCCGAGAGAGCAGTGCTGGATGGGCTGCTCACCCCAGCCGAGTGTGGGGTGCTGCTGCAGCTGGCCAAG GATGCAGCTGAGGCTGGAGCCAGGTCGGGCTATCGGGGCCGCCGCTCCCCACACACCCCCCACGAACGCTTTGAGGGGCTTACGGTGCTCAAGGCTGCACAG CTGGCCCGGGCCGGGGCCGTGGGCAGTCAGGGTGCTCAGCTGCTCCTGGAGGTGAGCGAGCGCGTGCGGACCCTGACACAGGCCTACTTCTCCCCAGATCGGCCCCTGCACCTCTCCTTCACCCACCTGGTGTGCCGCAGTGCCGTAGAAG GAGAGCAAGCGCAGCGCATGGACCTGAGCCACCCGGTGCATGCAGACAACTGCGTCCTGGACCCCGACACCGGGGAGTGCTGGCGGGAGCCCCCGGCCTATACCTACCGGGACTACAG tggaCTCCTCTACCTCAACGATGACTTCCAGGGTGGGGACCTGTTCTTCACGGAGCCCAACGCCCTCAGGGTCACG gcgCAGGTTCGACCTCGCTGCGGGCGCCTCGTGGCCTTCAGCTCTGGTGGGGAGAATCCCCATGGCGTGTGGGCTGTGACAAGGGGACGGCGCTGTGCCCTGGCGCTGTGGCACACGTGGGCACCTGAGCACAGGGAGCAG gagTGGACAGAAGCCAAAGAGCTGCTGCAGgagccagaggaggaggaagaagaaatgccCAGCAGAGACCCTGCCCCAGAACCCCCCAGCCGCAGGCTTCAGCGGGTCCAGGACAAGGCTGGGAAGCCATCTCGTGTCCGAGAGGAGCTGTGA
- the GNB3 gene encoding guanine nucleotide-binding protein G(I)/G(S)/G(T) subunit beta-3, producing the protein MGEMEQLRQEAEQLKKQIADARKACADITLAELVSGLEVVGRVQMRTRRTLRGHLAKIYAMHWATDSKLLVSASQDGKLIVWDTYTTNKVHAIPLRSSWVMTCAYAPSGNFVACGGLDNMCSIYSLKSREGNVKVSRELSAHTGYLSCCRFLDDNNIVTSSGDTTCALWDIETGQQKTVFVGHTGDCMSLAVSPDFKLFISGACDASAKLWDVREGTCRQTFTGHESDINAICFFPNGEAICTGSDDASCRLFDLRADQELTTYSHESIVCGITSVAFSLSGRLLFAGYDDFNCNVWDSMKCERVGILSGHDNRVSCLGVTADGMAVATGSWDSFLKIWN; encoded by the exons ATGGGGGAGATGGAGCAGCTGCGGCAGGAGGCGGAGCAGCTCAAGAAGCAGATTGCT GATGCCAGAAAAGCCTGTGCTGACATTACTCTGGCAGAG CTGGTGTCTGGCCTAGAGGTTGTAGGACGAGTGCAGATGCGGACCCGGAGGACGTTAAGGGGACACCTGGCCAAGATATATGCTATGCACTGGGCCACCGACTCCAA GCTGCTGGTAAGTGCCTCGCAAGATGGGAAGCTGATCGTGTGGGACACCTACACCACCAATAAG GTGCACGCCATCCCGCTGCGCTCCTCCTGGGTCATGACCTGTGCCTATGCCCCATCAGGGAACTTCGTGGCGTGTGGGGGGCTGGACAACATGTGTTCCATCTACAGCCTCAAGTCCCGGGAGGGCAACGTCAAGGTCAGCCGGGAGCTCTCTGCTCACACAG GTTATCTCTCTTGCTGCCGCTTCCTGGATGACAACAACATTGTGACCAGCTCTGGGGACACCACGTG tGCTCTGTGGGACATTGAGACGGGACAGCAGAAGACTGTGTTTGTGGGACACACGGGGGACTGCATGAGCCTGGCCGTGTCTCCTGACTTCAAACTCTTCATTTCGGGGGCCTGTGACGCCAGCGCCAAGCTCTGGGATGTGCGGGAGGGGACCTGCCGGCAGACTTTCACTGGCCATGAGTCCGACATCAACGCTATCTGC TTCTTCCCCAATGGAGAGGCCATCTGCACAGGCTCGGACGACGCGTCCTGCCGCCTGTTCGACCTGCGGGCAGACCAGGAGCTGACCACATACTCCCACGAGAGCATCGTCTGTGGCATCACATCCGTGGCCTTCTCCCTCAGCGGCCGCCTGCTCTTTGCGGGCTACGACGACTTCAACTGCAACGTCTGGGACTCCATGAAGTGTGAGCGCGTGG GCATCCTCTCTGGCCACGACAACAGGGTCAGCTGCCTGGGGGTCACAGCTGATGGGATGGCTGTGGCCACTGGTTCCTGGGACAGCTTCCTCAAAATCTGGAActga
- the GPR162 gene encoding probable G-protein coupled receptor 162 isoform X2, producing the protein MITRPPTPSATQAASSSIFPPLPNPTPFVVSFFSLKSDSAPPWMVLAVLWCSMAQTLLLPSFIWSCERYRADVRTVWEQCVAIMSEEDGDDDGGCDDYADGRVCKVRFDANGATGPGARDPTQVKLLPGRHMLFPPLERVHYLQVPLSRRLSHDETNIFSNPRAPGSFLHKWSSSDDIRVLPAQSRALGGPPEYLGQRQRPEDEEEEEKAEGGGLASLRQFLEGGALGSAGGPPRGPGFFREEITTFIDETPLPSPAASPGPSPRRPRPLGLSPRRLSLGSPDSRAIGLPLGLSAGRRCSLTGGEGSARAWGGSWGPGNPIFPQLTL; encoded by the exons ATGATCACCCGACCTCCAACTCCATCAGCCACACAAGCAGCTTCATCATCtatcttccctcctctccccaaccccactccatTT GTGGTGAGCTTTTTCTCCCTTAAGTCGGACTCCGCTCCCCCATGGATGGTGCTGGCTGTGCTGTGGTGCTCCATGGCACAGACGCTGCTGCTGCCGTCCTTCATCTGGTCCTGCGAGCGCTACCGCGCCGACGTGCGCACGGTGTGGGAGCAGTGCGTGGCTATCATGTCCGAGGAGGATGGTGACGACG ATGGGGGCTGTGATGACTATGCAGATGGCCGAGTATGCAAGGTTCGCTTTGATGCCAATGGGGCCACAGGACCAGGAGCCAGGGACCCCACCCAAGTGAAGCTGCTGCCTGGAAGGCACATGCTCTTTCCCCCTCTTGAGAGGGTCCACTACTTACAG GTCCCTCTGTCCCGCCGTCTGTCCCACGATGAGACCAATATCTTCTCTAATCCTCGGGCACCAGGCTCCTTCCTGCACAAGTGGTCATCCTCTGATGACATCCGGGTCCTCCCAGCCCAGAGCCGGGCCCTAGGGGGCCCTCCTGAGTACCTAGGACAAAGACAAAGGccggaggatgaggaggaggaggagaaggctgaAGGTGGGGGGCTGGCCAGCCTCCGCCAATTCCTGGAGGGTGGGGCTCTGGGGTCAGCTGGGGGACCCCCACGGGGTCCTGGCTTCTTCCGTGAGGAGATCACCACCTTCATCGATGAGACACCTCTGCCTTCTCCGGCTGCCTCTCCAGGGCCCTCTCCTCGCCGGCCCAGGCCGCTGGGCCTCTCACCACGCCGACTCTCCCTTGGGTCCCCTGATAGCAGAGCCATTGGACTTCCTTTGGGCCTAAGTGCAGGGCGACGCTGCTCCCTGACAGGTGGTGAGGGGAGTGCGAGAGCTTGGGGAGGATCCTGGGGCCCAGGTAATCCCATCTTCCCCCAGCTGACCCTGTGA
- the P3H3 gene encoding prolyl 3-hydroxylase 3 isoform X1 — MLRLLRLLLLLLLLPPPGSPEPPGLAPLSPGAPPQAPDLLYADGLRAYAAGAWAPAVALLREALRSQAALGRARRDCGARCAAEPGTALPAAPGPDSGTRAARAAWEPLLLRAALRRAECLTQCGARRLGPGGAARLRVVSALRDAFRRREPYNYLQRAYYQLKKLDLAAAAAHTFFVANPTHLQMREDMAKYRRMTGVRPQSFRDLETPPYWAAYDTGLELLGRQEAGLALPWLEEALQESLAQMESCRADCEGPEEQQREEDEQEGTGSQGGLYEAIAGVSPTVHWIRVLQCRQRCVGDTATRPGRSFPVPDFLPGQLKRLHEAYAQVGNLSQAVESVLSVLLFYPEDEASKKALDQYQAQLGEPRPSLGPREDIQSFVLRSLGEKRQLYYAMEHLGTSFKDPDPWTPAAVIPEALREKLREDQEKRPWDHEPPQPKPLTHWKDVLLLEGVTLTQDARQLNGSERAVLDGLLTPAECGVLLQLAKDAAEAGARSGYRGRRSPHTPHERFEGLTVLKAAQLARAGAVGSQGAQLLLEVSERVRTLTQAYFSPDRPLHLSFTHLVCRSAVEGEQAQRMDLSHPVHADNCVLDPDTGECWREPPAYTYRDYSGLLYLNDDFQGGDLFFTEPNALRVTAQVRPRCGRLVAFSSGGENPHGVWAVTRGRRCALALWHTWAPEHREQEWTEAKELLQEPEEEEEEMPSRDPAPEPPSRRLQRVQDKAGKPSRVREEL; from the exons ATGCTCCGGCTCCTCCGgttgctcctgctcctgctgctgctgcctccccCGGGGTCCCCCGAGCCCCCCGGCCTGGCCCCGCTGTCCCCCGGGGCGCCTCCTCAGGCCCCCGACTTGCTCTACGCGGACGGTCTGCGCGCCTACGCGGCGGGGGCCTGGGCGCCGGCGGTGGCGCTGCTGCGGGAGGCGCTGCGGAGCCAGGCGGCGCTGGGCCGCGCGCGGCGGGACTGCGGGGCGCGCTGTGCGGCGGAACCGGGGAccgccctccccgccgccccgggACCCGACTCCGGGACGAGAGCGGCGCGGGCCGCATGGGAACCGCTGCTCCTCCGCGCCGCGCTCCGCCGCGCCGAGTGCCTGACCCAGTGCGGGGCGCGCAGGCTGGGCCCGGGGGGCGCGGCGCGGCTGCGAGTGGTGAGCGCGCTCCGGGACGCCTTCCGCCGCCGGGAGCCCTACAACTACTTGCAGAGGGCCTACTACCAG CTGAAGAAGTTGGACCTGGCAGCAGCCGCAGCACACACCTTCTTTGTAGCAAACCCAACACACCTGCAGATGCGGGAGGACATGGCTAAGTACAGACGAATGACCGGGGTTCGGCCCCAGAGCTTCCGGGACCTGGAGACACCCCCATATTGG GCAGCCTATGACACTGGCCTGGAGCTACTGGGGCGCCAGGAGGCAGGACTGGCACTGCCCTGGCTAGAGGAGGCCCTGCAGGAGAGCCTGGCCCAGATGGAGAGCTGCCGGGCTGACTGTGAGGGGCCTGAGGAGCAGCAGAGGGAAGAAGATGAGCAGGAAGGGACAGGGAGCCAGGGGGGCCTCTATGAGGCCATTGCAG GTGTGTCTCCCACAGTGCACTGGATTCGGGTCCTGCAGTGCCGGCAGCGCTGTGTGGGGGACACGGCCACACGTCCTGGTCGCAGCTTCCCTGTCCCCGACTTCCTGCCCGGCCAGCTGAAGCGGCTGCATGAGGCCTATGCTCAGG TGGGGAATCTGTCCCAGGCTGTGGAAAGTGTCCTGAGCGTCCTGCTTTTCTACCCGGAGGATGAGGCTTCCAAGAAGGCTCTGGACCAGTACCAGGCCCAGCTGGGAGAGCCAAGACCCAGCCTTGGGCCGAGAGAG GACATCCAGAGCTTTGTCCTTCGATCCCTGGGGGAGAAGAGGCAGCTCTACTATGCTATGGAGCACCTGGGGACCAGCTTCAAGGATCCT GATCCCTGGACCCCGGCAGCTGTCATCCCGGAGGCTCTTAGAGAAAAGCTCAG AGAGGATCAGGAGAAGAGGCCGTGGGACCATGAGCCTCCTCAGCCGAAGCCCTTGACTCACTGGAAGG ATGTCCTCCTCCTGGAGGGAGTAACCCTGACCCAGGATGCCAGACAGCTGAATGGGTCCGAGAGAGCAGTGCTGGATGGGCTGCTCACCCCAGCCGAGTGTGGGGTGCTGCTGCAGCTGGCCAAG GATGCAGCTGAGGCTGGAGCCAGGTCGGGCTATCGGGGCCGCCGCTCCCCACACACCCCCCACGAACGCTTTGAGGGGCTTACGGTGCTCAAGGCTGCACAG CTGGCCCGGGCCGGGGCCGTGGGCAGTCAGGGTGCTCAGCTGCTCCTGGAGGTGAGCGAGCGCGTGCGGACCCTGACACAGGCCTACTTCTCCCCAGATCGGCCCCTGCACCTCTCCTTCACCCACCTGGTGTGCCGCAGTGCCGTAGAAG GAGAGCAAGCGCAGCGCATGGACCTGAGCCACCCGGTGCATGCAGACAACTGCGTCCTGGACCCCGACACCGGGGAGTGCTGGCGGGAGCCCCCGGCCTATACCTACCGGGACTACAG tggaCTCCTCTACCTCAACGATGACTTCCAGGGTGGGGACCTGTTCTTCACGGAGCCCAACGCCCTCAGGGTCACG gcgCAGGTTCGACCTCGCTGCGGGCGCCTCGTGGCCTTCAGCTCTGGTGGGGAGAATCCCCATGGCGTGTGGGCTGTGACAAGGGGACGGCGCTGTGCCCTGGCGCTGTGGCACACGTGGGCACCTGAGCACAGGGAGCAG gagTGGACAGAAGCCAAAGAGCTGCTGCAGgagccagaggaggaggaagaagaaatgccCAGCAGAGACCCTGCCCCAGAACCCCCCAGCCGCAGGCTTCAGCGGGTCCAGGACAAGGCTGGGAAGCCATCTCGTGTCCGAGAGGAGCTGTGA
- the CDCA3 gene encoding cell division cycle-associated protein 3 codes for MGSAKSVPVTPARPPPHNKLLSRVADPRSPTAGILRTPIQVESSPQPDQPAEEKLEDLKQTQDSDPRSPTLGIARTPMKTSSGEPPSPLVKQLSDVFETEDPRSDLPPEPILPLETPPSSQLDLPLDSQFSLENQMSPWSQTELPSKQVFSKEETGQSSGTPVGSQGSDKPLRDPETPRSPGSMRSRWKPNSKVLGRSPLTILQDDNSPGTLTPRQSKRPSPLSENVKELKGGAVLGTGRLPKTGGRAWEQGQGQDKENRHFPLVEN; via the exons ATGGGCTCAGCCAAGAGCGTCCCAGTCACTCCAGCGCGGCCGCCGCCGCACAACAAGCTTCTTTCTCGAGTGGCGGACCCCCGTTCACCCACCGCCGGCATCCTGCGCACTCCCATCCAG GTGGAGAGCTCTCCACAGCCAGACCAGCCAGCAGAAGAGAAGCTGGAGGATCTTAAGCAGACCCAGGACTCAGATCCCCGCTCTCCTACCCTTGGCATTGCACGGACACCTATGAAGACCAGCAGCGGAG AGCCACCAAGCCCCCTGGTGAAACAGCTGAGCGACGTATTTGAGACCGAAGACCCCAGATCAGATCTTCCCCCAGAGCCTATTCTGCCCCTGGAGACACCTCCGTCTTCTCAACTGGACTTGCCTTTGGACAGCCAGTTTTCCCTTGAGAATCAGATGTCACCTTGGAGTCAGACTGAGCTCCCTTCCAAGCAGGTGTTTTCCAAGGAGGAAACAGGACAGTCTTCAGGAACCCCAGTGGGCAGCCAGGGCTCAGACAAGCCCTTGAGAGACCCTGAGACACCTCGATCTCCAG GTTCCATGCGCAGCAGGTGGAAACCAAACAGCAAGGTACTAGGAAGATCTCCTCTCACCATCCTGCAGGATGACAACTCCCCCGGGACTCTGACACCACGGCAG AGTAAGCGGCCTTCTCCCCTGAGTGAAAACGTTAAGGAACTAAAAGGAGGGGCTGTTCTGGGAACTGGACGACTTCCAAAAACTGGAGGAAGAGCATGGGAGCAAGGCCAGGGCCAGGACAAGGAAAATCGGCACTTTCCTTTGGTGGAGAACTAG
- the GPR162 gene encoding probable G-protein coupled receptor 162 isoform X1: MARSGAGAEEASLRSNALSWLACGLLALLANAWIILSISAKQQKHKPLELLLCFLAGTHILMAAVPLTTFAVVQLRRQASSDYDWNESICKVFVSTYYTLALATCFTVASLSYHRMWMVRWPVNYRLSNAKKQALHAVMGIWMVSFILSTLPSIGWHNNGERYYARGCQFIVSKIGLGFGVCFSLLLLGGIVMGLVCVAITFYQTLWARPRRARQARRAGGWGGAKGGGPGGLGTRPGFEVPAIVVEDARGKRRSSLDGSESAKTSLQVTNLVSAIVFLYDSLTGVPILVVSFFSLKSDSAPPWMVLAVLWCSMAQTLLLPSFIWSCERYRADVRTVWEQCVAIMSEEDGDDDGGCDDYADGRVCKVRFDANGATGPGARDPTQVKLLPGRHMLFPPLERVHYLQVPLSRRLSHDETNIFSNPRAPGSFLHKWSSSDDIRVLPAQSRALGGPPEYLGQRQRPEDEEEEEKAEGGGLASLRQFLEGGALGSAGGPPRGPGFFREEITTFIDETPLPSPAASPGPSPRRPRPLGLSPRRLSLGSPDSRAIGLPLGLSAGRRCSLTGGEGSARAWGGSWGPGNPIFPQLTL; this comes from the exons ATGGCTCGGagtggggcgggggcggaggaGGCCTCCCTTCGCTCAAACGCCTTGTCCTGGCTGGCCTGCGGGCTCCTGGCACTGCTGGCCAATGCCTGGATCATCCTCAGCATCTCAGCTAAGCAGCAGAAGCACAAGCCGCTGGAGCTGCTGCTCTGCTTCCTGGCAGGCACGCACATCCTCATGGCGGCCGTGCCCCTCACCACCTTCGCGGTGGTGCAGCTCCGGCGCCAGGCCTCCTCCGACTATGACTGGAACGAGAGCATCTGCAAGGTCTTTGTGTCCACCTACTACACCCTGGCCCTGGCCACCTGCTTTACGGTCGCCTCCCTCTCCTACCATCGCATGTGGATGGTGCGCTGGCCCGTCAACTACCGCCTCAGCAACGCCAAGAAGCAGGCGCTACACGCTGTCATGGGCATCTGGATGGTCAGCTTCATCCTCTCCACACTGCCCTCCATCGGCTGGCACAACAACGGAGAGCGCTACTATGCCCGCGGCTGCCAGTTCATAGTCTCCAAGATCGGCCTCGGCTTTGGCGTCTGCTTCAGCCTCTTGCTACTTGGGGGCATTGTCATGGGGCTGGTCTGTGTGGCTATTACCTTCTACCAGACGCTGTGGGCCCGGCCCCGGAGGGCCCGGCAGGCCCGGAGAgcgggaggctggggtggggccaaGGGGGGCGGGCCAGGGGGGTTGGGTACCCGGCCAGGCTTTGAGGTGCCAGCCATTGTGGTGGAGGATGCCCGGGGGAAGCGGCGGTCCTCGCTGGACGGCTCCGAGTCGGCCAAGACATCCCTGCAGGTCACCAACTTGGTCAGCGCCATCGTCTTTCTCTATGACTCACTCACAGGGGTGCCCATCTTG GTGGTGAGCTTTTTCTCCCTTAAGTCGGACTCCGCTCCCCCATGGATGGTGCTGGCTGTGCTGTGGTGCTCCATGGCACAGACGCTGCTGCTGCCGTCCTTCATCTGGTCCTGCGAGCGCTACCGCGCCGACGTGCGCACGGTGTGGGAGCAGTGCGTGGCTATCATGTCCGAGGAGGATGGTGACGACG ATGGGGGCTGTGATGACTATGCAGATGGCCGAGTATGCAAGGTTCGCTTTGATGCCAATGGGGCCACAGGACCAGGAGCCAGGGACCCCACCCAAGTGAAGCTGCTGCCTGGAAGGCACATGCTCTTTCCCCCTCTTGAGAGGGTCCACTACTTACAG GTCCCTCTGTCCCGCCGTCTGTCCCACGATGAGACCAATATCTTCTCTAATCCTCGGGCACCAGGCTCCTTCCTGCACAAGTGGTCATCCTCTGATGACATCCGGGTCCTCCCAGCCCAGAGCCGGGCCCTAGGGGGCCCTCCTGAGTACCTAGGACAAAGACAAAGGccggaggatgaggaggaggaggagaaggctgaAGGTGGGGGGCTGGCCAGCCTCCGCCAATTCCTGGAGGGTGGGGCTCTGGGGTCAGCTGGGGGACCCCCACGGGGTCCTGGCTTCTTCCGTGAGGAGATCACCACCTTCATCGATGAGACACCTCTGCCTTCTCCGGCTGCCTCTCCAGGGCCCTCTCCTCGCCGGCCCAGGCCGCTGGGCCTCTCACCACGCCGACTCTCCCTTGGGTCCCCTGATAGCAGAGCCATTGGACTTCCTTTGGGCCTAAGTGCAGGGCGACGCTGCTCCCTGACAGGTGGTGAGGGGAGTGCGAGAGCTTGGGGAGGATCCTGGGGCCCAGGTAATCCCATCTTCCCCCAGCTGACCCTGTGA